One window of the Granulicella arctica genome contains the following:
- a CDS encoding AsmA-like C-terminal region-containing protein, protein MNASHESTSSAEPITRRRWWRSPWLVGGSAAILTVLLAVGLTLAWYAHRAEPMLRARVIKTLSERFHSPVELDELHVTFLSGLGVEGSGLRILYIAGPTKPDARAGAPPMLTIRSFQFRSGLRELFEPTLRVLTVEVQGAELHIPPKEDRGPILRDDPTRRGQPREGILVDKIVLSDLKIVIETRKPGKVPLEFDIGNLTLTNVGLKQPLTYDATLRNPKPVGDVRAVGHFGPWQDDNPRDTPLDGSYIFSHADLSTIKGIGGMLSSNGKFAGTLGEITIDGVSDTPDFRLTISNHAVPLHTSFHAIVDATSGDTYLQPVNARLLHSDILATGSVTRQKGVPGHDVELDIVMNHAHVEDLLTLAVRTYPPVLRGYVAERAHLSIPPGPGSVTRRMHLQGSYDVEQGSFSNAKLQQQIDELSQRAQGWPERANAQQAVPASSTMKGSFTLADEHVSVPEMHYEIPGAKVQVEGQYGLDGAAMDFHGTVRTQATASQMVGGWKSLLVMPFDGLLKRNGAGVEVPFKLGGTQKDPKLALDFPHNAGGLHVVR, encoded by the coding sequence ATGAACGCGTCGCACGAGAGTACGAGTTCAGCAGAGCCGATCACCAGGAGACGCTGGTGGCGATCCCCGTGGCTGGTTGGCGGCAGCGCGGCCATCCTCACGGTACTGCTCGCCGTTGGCCTGACGCTCGCCTGGTACGCGCATCGTGCGGAACCGATGCTGCGGGCGCGCGTCATCAAGACGTTATCCGAACGCTTCCACAGCCCGGTCGAACTGGATGAGCTTCACGTTACCTTCCTGAGCGGGCTCGGGGTTGAGGGCAGCGGCCTGCGCATTCTCTATATAGCCGGGCCGACCAAGCCGGACGCCCGCGCCGGTGCGCCGCCGATGCTGACGATCCGCTCCTTCCAGTTCCGGTCCGGCTTGCGCGAACTCTTCGAGCCGACGCTGCGCGTGCTGACCGTCGAGGTGCAGGGCGCGGAGCTGCACATTCCGCCAAAGGAGGACCGGGGCCCGATCTTGCGGGACGATCCAACCCGGCGCGGGCAGCCGCGCGAAGGCATTCTCGTCGACAAAATCGTCCTTTCGGACCTGAAGATCGTCATCGAGACTCGCAAGCCCGGCAAAGTCCCACTCGAGTTCGACATCGGCAACCTGACCCTGACAAACGTCGGCCTGAAGCAGCCCCTGACCTACGACGCGACGCTGCGGAACCCGAAGCCGGTCGGCGATGTCCGCGCCGTGGGACACTTCGGGCCGTGGCAGGACGACAATCCCCGCGACACGCCGCTCGATGGCAGCTACATCTTCTCGCATGCCGATCTGTCGACGATCAAAGGCATCGGCGGCATGCTCTCCTCAAACGGCAAGTTTGCAGGGACGCTGGGCGAGATCACGATCGATGGTGTCTCCGATACACCGGACTTTCGGCTGACGATCAGCAATCACGCAGTGCCGCTGCACACCAGCTTCCATGCAATCGTCGATGCGACAAGCGGCGACACCTACCTGCAGCCGGTAAACGCGCGACTCCTGCACTCGGACATCCTGGCGACCGGCTCAGTGACGCGGCAGAAGGGTGTACCCGGCCACGACGTAGAGCTCGATATTGTGATGAACCACGCACACGTCGAGGACCTGCTGACCCTCGCCGTGCGGACCTATCCTCCAGTGCTGCGCGGTTACGTGGCGGAACGCGCCCACCTCAGCATTCCGCCGGGCCCCGGGAGCGTGACGCGCCGGATGCACCTGCAGGGCTCCTACGACGTGGAGCAGGGGTCATTCAGCAATGCGAAGCTGCAGCAGCAGATTGACGAGTTGAGCCAACGGGCGCAGGGCTGGCCGGAGCGGGCGAACGCACAGCAGGCTGTCCCGGCCAGCTCGACCATGAAGGGCAGCTTTACGCTGGCCGACGAGCACGTCAGCGTCCCCGAAATGCACTACGAGATTCCCGGCGCGAAGGTGCAGGTGGAGGGCCAATATGGGCTGGACGGCGCGGCGATGGACTTCCACGGGACCGTCCGGACCCAGGCGACGGCCTCGCAGATGGTCGGTGGGTGGAAGAGCCTTCTGGTGATGCCGTTCGACGGTCTGCTGAAGCGGAATGGAGCGGGGGTCGAGGTGCCGTTCAAGCTGGGTGGGACCCAGAAGGACCCGAAGCTGGCGCTTGATTTTCCCCACAATGCGGGCGGCTTACACGTGGTGCGCTAA
- a CDS encoding alkene reductase, whose translation MPSLLDPIQLGDLYLPNRVFMAPLTRLRGTPDHVPTSIMVEYYTQRASAGLIISEATPVDPFGVGYANVPGIWSQQQTEAWMPITKAIHDHGGHIFAQLWHVGRISDPIFLDGQLPVAPSAIAPKGMVSLVRPQREFVTPRALELSEIKGVVEAFRRGAQNAQIAGFDGVELHGANGYLLDQFLQDGSNHRTDEYGGPIENRARLMLECTDAAISVFGPGRVGMHLAPRGDSHGISDSNLAATFSYVARELGKRKLAFIAAREHVAPDSLGPTLKELFGGVYVANEAIHQQAGQQLLDEGKADAVAFGKLFIANPDLPLRFSRQSALNAPVPSTFYAPGAEGYTDYPSLQG comes from the coding sequence GTGCCCAGCCTTCTCGATCCGATTCAACTCGGAGATCTCTACCTCCCCAACCGCGTCTTCATGGCCCCGCTGACCCGCCTTCGCGGCACCCCAGATCACGTTCCCACCTCAATCATGGTCGAGTACTACACCCAGCGTGCCAGCGCCGGTCTCATCATCTCGGAAGCCACCCCCGTCGACCCTTTTGGCGTTGGCTACGCAAACGTCCCCGGCATCTGGTCGCAGCAGCAGACAGAGGCGTGGATGCCCATCACCAAGGCCATCCACGATCATGGCGGCCATATCTTCGCCCAGCTCTGGCATGTCGGCCGCATCTCCGACCCCATCTTCCTCGACGGCCAGCTACCGGTCGCACCCAGCGCCATCGCGCCCAAGGGTATGGTCAGCCTCGTACGTCCCCAGCGTGAATTCGTCACGCCTCGCGCCCTCGAACTCTCTGAGATCAAAGGCGTAGTCGAGGCCTTCCGTCGCGGCGCTCAAAATGCCCAGATCGCAGGCTTTGACGGCGTCGAACTCCACGGCGCCAACGGCTATCTCCTCGACCAGTTCCTGCAGGACGGCTCCAACCACCGCACCGACGAGTACGGTGGCCCCATCGAGAACCGCGCCCGCCTCATGCTCGAGTGCACCGACGCCGCCATCTCGGTCTTCGGCCCCGGCCGCGTCGGCATGCATCTCGCTCCGCGTGGCGACTCCCACGGCATCTCCGATTCCAACCTCGCCGCCACCTTCAGCTACGTCGCCCGCGAACTCGGCAAGCGTAAGCTCGCCTTCATCGCAGCCCGCGAGCACGTAGCGCCCGACAGCCTCGGTCCAACCCTCAAGGAACTCTTCGGCGGCGTCTACGTCGCCAACGAGGCCATCCACCAGCAGGCCGGTCAGCAACTCCTCGACGAAGGAAAGGCGGACGCCGTCGCCTTCGGCAAGCTCTTCATCGCCAACCCGGACCTCCCGCTTCGCTTCTCGCGGCAGTCTGCCCTGAACGCTCCCGTCCCCTCCACCTTCTACGCGCCCGGCGCCGAGGGCTACACAGACTATCCTTCGCTGCAGGGATAA
- a CDS encoding metallophosphoesterase family protein — protein sequence MRALILSDIHGNLEALQAVVAAAAGTYEQLWNLGDMVGYGASPNEVLDLLRPISSLNVRGNHDRVCCGLTSSIGFNPVARAAAQWTQAELTPEHLDWLRACPQGPLHPLQPGITCAHGSPLNEDHYILNMRDAWAPLQQMTTPLTFFGHTHVQGGFAQKEHEWQEFHPHYTTRNDANAWAIQLQPGVRHLINPGSVGQPRDSDWRAAFAIYDSDTQEIIFHRVPYDLTAAQGRILMAGLPERLAARLREGR from the coding sequence ATGCGCGCCCTGATCCTCTCCGACATCCACGGCAATCTCGAAGCTCTCCAGGCAGTTGTGGCCGCCGCTGCGGGCACCTACGAGCAACTGTGGAACCTTGGCGACATGGTCGGCTACGGTGCCAGCCCGAACGAGGTTCTCGACCTTCTCCGGCCCATCTCCAGCCTGAACGTACGCGGCAATCACGACCGCGTCTGCTGCGGCCTCACCTCGTCGATTGGCTTCAACCCGGTCGCTCGCGCGGCTGCCCAGTGGACCCAGGCCGAACTCACACCGGAACACCTCGACTGGCTCCGCGCCTGTCCGCAGGGTCCGCTGCACCCGCTCCAACCGGGCATTACCTGCGCGCATGGCTCGCCCTTGAACGAAGACCACTACATCCTCAACATGCGCGACGCCTGGGCTCCCCTCCAGCAGATGACGACCCCGCTCACCTTCTTCGGGCACACCCACGTTCAGGGCGGCTTCGCTCAAAAGGAGCACGAGTGGCAGGAGTTCCATCCTCACTACACGACGCGGAACGACGCCAACGCCTGGGCCATCCAACTCCAGCCCGGTGTCCGGCACCTCATCAATCCCGGCTCAGTAGGCCAGCCCCGCGACTCCGACTGGCGCGCCGCCTTCGCCATCTACGACTCCGACACCCAGGAGATCATCTTCCACCGCGTCCCCTACGACCTCACCGCCGCCCAGGGCCGCATCCTCATGGCCGGCCTCCCCGAGCGCCTAGCAGCCCGCCTCCGCGAAGGCCGCTAA
- a CDS encoding class I SAM-dependent methyltransferase → MRVADLCDPHSRGTLPDRTPSLQEQFGPIDIYLFDQLLRARITPGMTIFDAGCGSGRNIVYLLREGYPVFGVDSDPSAIDHVRWIAASLAPTLPANNFRVESIENTSFPDAFADVVLCNTVLHFARDDEHFEAILHGAWRALRPGGLFFCRLASTIGMEHQHLGGRRFLSPDGAERYLVDEALLLKWTHDLDAELLDPIKTTVVQDQRCMTTWVIRKNA, encoded by the coding sequence ATGCGGGTCGCAGACCTCTGCGACCCGCACTCACGAGGCACTCTGCCCGACCGCACACCATCCCTTCAGGAACAGTTCGGCCCGATCGACATCTACCTCTTCGATCAACTCCTCCGCGCCCGCATCACACCCGGCATGACGATCTTCGACGCTGGCTGCGGCTCCGGTCGCAACATCGTCTATCTCCTCCGCGAAGGCTACCCAGTCTTCGGAGTGGACTCTGACCCATCCGCCATCGACCACGTCCGCTGGATCGCCGCCTCCCTCGCACCCACTCTTCCTGCAAACAACTTCCGCGTCGAGTCAATCGAGAACACATCGTTTCCCGATGCCTTCGCCGATGTGGTCCTCTGCAACACGGTCCTCCACTTCGCGCGAGACGACGAGCACTTCGAAGCCATCCTCCACGGAGCCTGGCGCGCCCTCCGCCCTGGCGGCCTGTTCTTCTGCCGCCTCGCCTCCACCATCGGCATGGAGCACCAGCACCTCGGCGGCCGCCGCTTCCTCTCTCCCGATGGAGCCGAACGCTACCTCGTCGACGAAGCCCTGCTCCTCAAGTGGACCCACGACCTCGACGCCGAGCTGCTCGACCCCATCAAGACCACCGTCGTGCAGGATCAGCGCTGCATGACCACATGGGTCATCCGCAAGAACGCCTGA
- a CDS encoding ATP-binding cassette domain-containing protein has product MATPPLLEVTDLSIAFGEHQAVHSLSLSIAPGETLGLVGESGSGKSATSLALLRLLPPTARLTGSIRFDGIDLFNLPESAMRRHRGRNIAMIFQEPMTALNPVMRVGAQVGEALQAHHPELSRKAVRSRVIDAMNEVALPNAEQRLTDYPHQFSGGQRQRLLIAMAIINRPRLLIADEPTTALDVTVQAQVLALLKDLRKTHNLAMLFISHDLAVVAQACDQPTDKVAVMQHGRIVEQALTQDLFLQPQHPYTRRLLASVPTMQTDRTVPLATLR; this is encoded by the coding sequence GTGGCCACCCCTCCGCTCCTCGAAGTGACGGACCTCTCCATCGCCTTTGGAGAGCATCAGGCCGTTCACAGCCTCTCGCTCAGCATCGCTCCCGGCGAAACGCTCGGCCTCGTCGGCGAGTCCGGCTCAGGCAAATCCGCTACCTCGCTGGCCCTCCTGCGGCTTCTTCCCCCGACCGCACGCCTCACCGGCAGCATCCGCTTCGACGGCATCGACCTCTTTAACCTCCCCGAATCAGCGATGCGCCGCCACCGTGGCCGCAACATCGCCATGATCTTTCAGGAGCCAATGACCGCACTCAACCCCGTCATGCGCGTCGGCGCACAGGTAGGCGAAGCCCTGCAGGCACATCATCCCGAACTCTCCCGCAAAGCCGTTCGCAGCCGCGTCATCGACGCCATGAACGAAGTTGCCCTGCCGAACGCCGAGCAGCGGCTCACCGACTATCCGCACCAGTTCTCCGGCGGCCAGCGGCAGCGGCTCCTCATCGCCATGGCAATCATCAACCGCCCACGCCTGCTCATCGCTGACGAACCGACCACCGCCCTCGACGTCACCGTGCAGGCACAGGTCCTCGCGCTCCTCAAAGACCTCCGCAAGACTCACAACCTCGCCATGCTCTTCATCTCGCACGACCTCGCCGTCGTTGCCCAGGCCTGCGACCAGCCGACCGACAAGGTCGCCGTCATGCAGCACGGGCGCATCGTCGAACAGGCGCTGACGCAGGACCTCTTTCTGCAGCCGCAGCATCCCTACACCCGCCGCCTGCTCGCCTCGGTTCCCACCATGCAGACCGACCGCACAGTACCATTGGCCACGCTTCGATAG
- a CDS encoding ABC-F family ATP-binding cassette domain-containing protein, giving the protein MLQISAAGKRFGQKLLFEDANWLINPDERTGLVGGNGTGKSTLLKVIAGVESLDYGTLTRQKGMTLGYLPQDGLALKGRSVFDECLSTFDELRDMEKEAEVLSEKLSEHAPGSPEYETAAARYSHITDLLHANDIYTLDYQVGTVLGGLGFSKDDWARQTEEFSGGWQMRIALAKLLLQKPSLLLLDEPTNHLDLETRNWLEDYLRNYPNAFVLISHDRYFLDVTVNKTVELWNKRAHFYFGNYEKYLKQKEERRLQLMSAYKNQRDQIEHLESFINRFRAQATKAKQVQSRIKELDKIERIEVPEDEATIHFSIPQPPASGRTVIEVSHLTKVYEPKRILEDVSFTIDRGDRIALVGANGAGKSTLIRMLAGLEDPTSGNIKLGHNVLADYFAQDQYKVLDGNAKMLDDISGIAPKVPQTELRSLLGCFMFSGDDVFKPLGVLSGGERNRYAMAKMLVSPANMLLLDEPTNHLDLRAKDVLLDAIRNFTGTVLFVSHDRYFIDGLATRVFEVEDKRVHIYPGNYEDYLWRKQGGPEKVTAALTNSVSVPVATPAPAPVVVPKSQVKRLNPIKLKQLEERLQFVEAEIPRVESTIAAAEETFGVFVSAEDSQRIAGELDQLRSGRAKLLTEWEELAVALEEQETAV; this is encoded by the coding sequence ATGCTCCAGATCTCTGCCGCCGGGAAACGCTTCGGCCAAAAACTGCTCTTTGAAGATGCAAACTGGCTCATCAACCCGGATGAGCGCACCGGCCTTGTCGGTGGCAATGGAACGGGCAAGTCGACGCTTCTGAAGGTCATCGCGGGCGTCGAGTCGCTGGACTATGGCACCCTGACGCGCCAGAAGGGCATGACGCTCGGCTATCTGCCGCAGGATGGCCTCGCGCTGAAGGGCCGGTCGGTCTTCGATGAGTGCCTCTCAACCTTCGACGAGCTGCGCGATATGGAGAAGGAGGCGGAGGTTCTTTCAGAAAAGCTATCCGAGCATGCCCCCGGCAGCCCGGAGTACGAGACTGCCGCCGCCCGCTACTCGCACATTACCGACCTGCTCCACGCGAACGATATCTACACGCTGGACTACCAGGTAGGCACGGTGCTCGGCGGACTTGGTTTCTCGAAGGATGACTGGGCACGCCAGACGGAGGAGTTCTCCGGCGGCTGGCAGATGCGGATTGCGCTCGCCAAGCTGCTGCTGCAGAAGCCCTCGCTGCTGCTGCTCGATGAGCCGACGAACCATCTTGACCTTGAAACCCGCAACTGGCTTGAAGACTATCTCCGCAACTATCCCAATGCGTTTGTGCTGATCTCGCATGATCGCTACTTCCTCGACGTGACCGTCAACAAGACCGTTGAGCTGTGGAACAAGCGGGCGCACTTCTACTTCGGCAACTATGAGAAGTACCTGAAGCAGAAGGAAGAGCGCCGCCTGCAACTGATGTCCGCGTACAAGAACCAGCGCGACCAGATCGAGCACCTTGAGTCCTTCATCAACCGCTTTCGCGCGCAGGCGACCAAGGCCAAGCAGGTCCAGAGCCGCATCAAGGAGCTGGACAAGATTGAGCGGATCGAGGTGCCGGAGGACGAGGCGACCATCCACTTCAGCATTCCTCAGCCGCCCGCCTCGGGGCGCACGGTCATTGAGGTCTCGCACCTTACGAAGGTCTATGAGCCCAAGCGCATCCTTGAGGATGTGAGCTTCACCATCGATCGTGGGGATCGGATTGCGTTGGTTGGGGCGAACGGTGCGGGCAAGTCGACGCTCATTCGCATGCTTGCCGGGCTGGAAGACCCTACCTCGGGCAACATCAAGCTCGGGCACAACGTGCTTGCGGACTATTTTGCGCAGGACCAGTACAAGGTGCTCGACGGGAATGCGAAGATGCTAGACGACATCAGCGGCATCGCTCCGAAGGTTCCGCAGACGGAGCTGCGCAGCCTGCTTGGGTGCTTCATGTTTTCGGGTGACGACGTCTTCAAGCCGCTCGGCGTGCTGTCGGGTGGGGAGCGCAACCGGTATGCGATGGCGAAGATGCTGGTGTCGCCGGCGAACATGCTGCTGCTCGACGAGCCTACCAATCACCTTGATCTTCGGGCGAAGGACGTGCTGCTGGATGCGATTCGCAACTTTACCGGCACGGTCCTCTTCGTCTCGCACGATCGCTACTTCATTGACGGGCTTGCGACCCGCGTCTTCGAGGTCGAGGACAAGCGCGTCCACATCTATCCCGGCAACTATGAGGACTACCTCTGGCGCAAGCAGGGTGGTCCGGAGAAGGTGACCGCCGCGCTTACAAACTCGGTTTCCGTGCCGGTGGCGACGCCTGCGCCTGCGCCGGTCGTTGTGCCGAAGTCGCAGGTGAAGCGGCTGAACCCGATCAAGCTGAAGCAGTTGGAGGAGCGGCTGCAGTTTGTCGAGGCCGAGATCCCTCGCGTTGAGTCGACGATTGCTGCTGCCGAAGAGACCTTTGGGGTCTTCGTGTCTGCTGAAGATTCGCAGCGCATTGCCGGAGAGTTAGATCAGTTGCGGAGCGGGCGGGCGAAGCTGCTTACCGAATGGGAGGAGTTGGCGGTGGCGCTTGAGGAGCAGGAGACGGCCGTCTAG
- a CDS encoding LOG family protein, translating to MTIPDPLERAPLAYENAEFLDSPDGRLLRIMSEYAEPMARFQRQRIQDTVVFFGSARFHSEEATKQALTGLEGDALTRGQTAVEMARFYEDARTLSGMLTSWAKTLPGKHHRFVVTSGGGPGIMEAANRGAYEAGGKSIGLNIKLPREQFPNPYITPELNFEFHYFFMRKFWFAYLAKALVIFPGGFGTLDEMFEIVTLAQTHKLAKNIPILIYGTAYWNKVLNIEALIEHGAVSPEDRALFHYADTPEDAFAILKATLAGEVSSRGKMQRDDPAGDGVPAAPAPTSQELLGPDIAKTRG from the coding sequence ATGACGATCCCTGACCCTCTTGAACGGGCTCCGCTGGCCTATGAGAATGCCGAGTTTCTCGACTCGCCGGACGGCCGTCTGCTCCGCATCATGTCGGAGTACGCGGAGCCGATGGCGCGCTTTCAACGGCAGCGCATTCAGGATACGGTCGTCTTCTTCGGCTCGGCGCGCTTCCACTCGGAGGAAGCAACGAAGCAGGCATTGACCGGGCTTGAAGGTGACGCCCTGACGCGCGGGCAGACTGCCGTTGAGATGGCAAGGTTCTACGAGGACGCCCGCACGCTTTCGGGCATGCTGACCTCATGGGCGAAGACGCTGCCGGGCAAGCACCACCGCTTCGTCGTCACATCAGGCGGCGGGCCGGGCATTATGGAGGCGGCGAACCGTGGGGCATACGAGGCCGGCGGCAAGTCCATCGGCCTCAACATCAAGCTGCCGCGAGAGCAGTTTCCCAACCCGTACATCACGCCGGAGCTGAACTTCGAGTTCCACTACTTCTTCATGCGCAAGTTCTGGTTCGCCTACCTCGCCAAGGCGCTGGTGATCTTTCCCGGCGGCTTTGGGACGCTCGACGAGATGTTCGAGATCGTCACGCTGGCCCAGACCCACAAGCTGGCGAAGAACATTCCCATCCTCATCTATGGAACGGCTTACTGGAACAAGGTCCTCAACATCGAAGCCCTGATCGAGCATGGGGCCGTCTCGCCCGAGGACCGCGCGCTCTTCCACTACGCCGATACGCCCGAGGACGCCTTCGCAATCCTCAAGGCGACACTGGCTGGCGAAGTATCCTCGCGCGGCAAGATGCAGCGCGACGATCCCGCCGGAGACGGTGTACCCGCAGCTCCCGCACCGACTTCGCAGGAGCTGCTCGGGCCCGATATCGCCAAAACTCGCGGCTAA